The Brasilonema sennae CENA114 genome includes a region encoding these proteins:
- a CDS encoding cytochrome P450: protein MIGSLKQTLQLIINPTRFLEDCAAKYGDTFTVRVLGINSPPVVFFRSPEAIAECFAVPAKDLDFKKATHVFEPLFGENSIVLQEGRSHNRQRQLLMPPFHGDRMKTYGQVICKITENIIQNWTPGTSISVQHVMPDITLQIILQVVFGISPGVRYEKFKELLSSLLEDVTKPLYSTFFFFPPLQKDLGAWSPWGNFQRRREEIDKLIYAEIYERRLSNDASRTDILSLLMSAHDENGQQMTDKELRDQLVSLLLLGYETTAAVLAWLFYLIHFHSQVKDKLMQELRTSGDTLNPETITQLPYLSAVCSETLRLHPIALICTPRMVKNTVEIAGQKFTSGTVLVPSIYLAHRRAETYPEPEKFQPERFLNQKYSPCEYLPFGGGYRGCIGAAFSMYEMKLVTATILSRFQLELTDKHPVRPVRRGITIVPSGGVQMVVTNQINKAKAFI from the coding sequence ATGATTGGTTCTTTGAAACAAACACTGCAATTAATTATTAATCCAACGAGATTTTTAGAAGATTGTGCTGCTAAGTATGGTGACACGTTCACGGTTCGAGTATTAGGGATAAATTCGCCGCCAGTGGTGTTTTTTCGTAGTCCGGAAGCTATCGCTGAGTGTTTTGCTGTGCCTGCTAAAGATTTGGATTTTAAGAAGGCAACTCATGTTTTTGAGCCTTTGTTTGGGGAGAATTCGATTGTTTTGCAAGAGGGGCGATCGCACAATCGCCAACGTCAATTATTGATGCCACCCTTTCATGGTGACCGCATGAAAACTTACGGTCAAGTCATTTGCAAAATCACTGAAAATATTATTCAAAATTGGACACCTGGCACATCTATTTCTGTACAGCATGTCATGCCAGATATTACTTTACAAATTATTTTACAAGTAGTATTTGGGATCAGTCCCGGTGTCCGTTATGAAAAATTCAAAGAACTGCTGAGTTCTTTATTAGAAGATGTGACGAAACCTTTGTACTCTACCTTCTTTTTCTTTCCACCACTACAAAAAGATTTAGGTGCATGGAGTCCTTGGGGAAATTTCCAAAGACGTCGCGAGGAAATTGACAAACTGATTTATGCAGAGATTTATGAACGACGTTTATCTAATGATGCTTCACGTACAGATATTCTCAGTCTGCTGATGTCAGCGCATGACGAAAACGGACAACAAATGACAGATAAAGAGTTACGTGACCAATTAGTTTCACTGTTGCTTTTAGGATATGAAACGACAGCTGCTGTCTTAGCTTGGCTATTTTATTTAATTCACTTCCACTCACAAGTAAAAGATAAGCTGATGCAGGAATTGAGGACTTCAGGCGATACACTTAATCCCGAAACAATCACTCAATTACCATACCTGAGTGCTGTCTGTTCGGAAACGCTGCGACTTCACCCGATTGCTCTTATTTGTACGCCACGAATGGTAAAAAACACAGTAGAAATTGCTGGTCAAAAATTTACATCTGGGACAGTTTTAGTTCCCAGTATTTATTTAGCTCATCGACGCGCAGAAACTTACCCAGAACCAGAAAAATTTCAACCAGAAAGATTTCTCAATCAAAAATATTCACCTTGTGAATATTTACCCTTTGGGGGAGGTTATCGCGGTTGTATCGGTGCAGCATTTTCTATGTATGAAATGAAATTAGTTACAGCAACTATTTTGTCACGTTTTCAACTAGAGCTTACTGATAAGCATCCAGTGCGTCCAGTACGTCGCGGAATTACGATTGTTCCCTCTGGTGGTGTACAAATGGTTGTTACTAATCAGATAAATAAAGCGAAAGCTTTTATATAG
- a CDS encoding XisI protein, with protein sequence MDKLTKYQQIIQQLIQEYAAISSQDSEIETQLIFDTEHHHYQLVNVGWKNDRRVYGCFLHLDIKDGKVWLQHNGTENEVGEDLANLGIPKQDIVIGFHSPFKRQFTDYAVG encoded by the coding sequence ATGGATAAACTAACAAAATACCAACAAATAATTCAGCAGCTTATCCAAGAATATGCTGCAATTTCTAGTCAAGACTCAGAAATTGAAACCCAATTAATTTTTGATACAGAACATCACCACTATCAACTTGTAAATGTCGGCTGGAAAAATGACCGTCGTGTTTATGGTTGTTTTTTACATCTAGACATCAAAGATGGTAAAGTTTGGCTGCAACACAATGGGACAGAAAATGAAGTAGGAGAAGATTTAGCGAATTTAGGTATCCCCAAGCAGGATATTGTCATCGGCTTTCATTCGCCATTTAAGCGCCAATTTACAGATTATGCTGTGGGTTAA
- a CDS encoding XisH family protein, with translation MPARDIFHNAVKKGLEKEGWKITHDPLPVSFELGDMYIDLGAERILAAEREGEKIAVEIKSFFKTSAISEFHTALGQFINYRLALSEQEPDRTLYLAVPIDTYTSFFTIRLVQNIIKTYHLKLITYKPVTEEIIEWIN, from the coding sequence ATGCCAGCCAGAGATATCTTTCACAACGCAGTCAAAAAAGGGCTAGAAAAAGAAGGGTGGAAAATTACCCATGATCCCTTACCCGTCAGTTTCGAGTTAGGGGATATGTACATAGACTTAGGCGCGGAAAGAATTCTAGCAGCAGAAAGAGAGGGTGAAAAAATTGCTGTTGAAATTAAAAGCTTTTTTAAAACATCTGCGATTTCTGAATTTCACACAGCTTTAGGACAGTTTATTAACTACCGACTAGCATTATCTGAACAAGAACCAGACCGTACTCTCTATTTAGCAGTTCCCATCGATACATATACTTCCTTTTTTACTATCAGACTTGTACAAAACATTATTAAAACATATCACCTTAAATTGATTACTTATAAACCTGTAACGGAAGAGATAATCGAATGGATAAACTAA
- a CDS encoding trypco2 family protein: MFYKDKDAPFLFVESVELELQVTVKRTGKAGTKRSVKINVLGSGGEVSGLV, from the coding sequence ATTTTCTACAAGGATAAGGATGCGCCGTTCTTGTTTGTTGAGTCTGTGGAACTGGAACTACAAGTCACTGTGAAGCGAACGGGCAAAGCAGGTACAAAGCGAAGTGTTAAAATCAATGTGCTAGGCAGTGGAGGCGAGGTAAGTGGTCTGGTTTAA